The stretch of DNA CCGATGAAGTGTTAAAGTCCAAACCACTTTTTTACCTCGCATGGGTTTTTATCGCAGCCCTTATGGGAAGCTACTTTGTGGGAGAACAGTACCACATTCCGATTAGCTTTATCGCTCTTGGAGGCGCTCTTCTTTTTCTTGCTATCGCACGCTACTTTAAAGCAGTACAACCATGGCAAATTATCAAAACGGCTCCGTGGCAAGTGGTGTGGTTTAGCATCGGGCTTTACATCGTTGTTTACGGGCTTAAAAATGCGGGACTTACAACGTATCTGAGCCACATTTTAAATGCCCTTAATGCCCAAGGCAATACCATCGCTATTGTAGGAACGGGTTTTATCGCGGCAATTTTAAGTGCTGTCATGAACAATATGCCCAGTGTTATGATTATGGATATAGCCCTGCACGACATCCCCAACTCAGCGCTTGCCTATGCGAATATCATCGGATGTAACTTAGGACCTAAGATGACACCGTTTGGCTCACTCGCAACCCTTTTGTGGCTTCATGTTATGGCAAAAAAAGGGGTAAAAATAAGCTTTTGGGAGTACTCAAAGTTTGGACTACTTATCACCCCACCGATCCTTTTAGTCGTACTTCTAAGCCTTGTTTAGTCTTTACATGTAAAAAGGAAAAATAATGGAAATGACCCTACGAAAAGCGACAGAGAATGAGTACCGAGCCATCATTCATCTGCTTGCATCAAACGCTCTTCCAACGGCTGATATTTATGAGAAAAACATCACCCTTTTTGTGGGGTTGATAGACAATGAAATCGTCGCAACGATTGGCGTTGAACAGTATGGTAACGAGGCACTTTTGCGTTCATTGTGCGTCAAAGAGGGATTTAAAAACCAAAAGCTTGGAGCAAAAATGCTCTCGTATCTTCTGAGCTTTTGTGCCAATGAAAATATTAAAACGCTCTATCTGCTGAGCACAACCGCTGAGCACTATTTTGTGCGCTATGGCTTTACAAAAATTACACGAGATGAAACACCAAAATCCATCCAAAATACCCGCGAATTTAAGGATATCTGCCCAGCTTCAGCTATTATTATGAAATTAGAACTCTAAAATAAACTCTCTTTACATGTAAAAGGAAAATTGATTATGAAACTGGTCTCATGGAACGTGAATGGTATTCGCGCTGTTGCCAACAAAAATGCGTTTGCGTGGGTCGATGAGCTCGCTCCTGACATCTTGTGTCTGCAAGAGATCAAAGCTGAGGCTGAGCAGATTCCTACTCCTCTTTTTAGCCATGCATTTACATGTAACCATGTCAATTCGGCTTCGAAGAAAGGCTACTCAGGCACGATGAGTTTTTCAACGCTTGCTTTTGAGAAAACCGACACCGCTTGGCACATCGACCATACACACGAAGGGCGCATTTTGGAGCATCACTTTGGCGATGTCGTTTTGTTTAACGTCTATTTTCCAAACGGTCAACAAAACGAAGAGCGCCTCGCACACAAGATGAAATTTTACAGTGATTTTTTAGCGCATACAGAAGCTTTAAGACGTGAAGGAAAAGGCATTATCATCTGTGGTGATGTCAATACGGCTCACCGAGAGATCGACCTTAAAAACCCTAAAGCCAATGAAGACACTTCGGGGTTTTTGCCGATTGAGCGCGCGTGGATCGACACATTGTTAGACAAAGGCTACATTGATACGTTTAGACACATCCACGGCGACATCACAGAAGCCTATTCGTGGTGGTCGTACCGCTTTGGAGCGAGGGAGCGTAATGTGGGATGGAGGATTGATTATTTTTTCATTTCTAAAGAGTTAGAGCCTCGTTTAAAAGATGCGTTTATACTGAACCACATTGAAGGCTCAGACCATTGCCCAGTAGGCATTGAGATCGATTTATAATACACGCTAAGGCTTTACATGTAAAGCCTTAGGAGCATTTCAATTTATACTTCTCTAGCGTACTTCGAAGATCGTGAATATCCGTGTGTGTTCCGACAACTTTGGACGGATAGCCATGTTGATTATACGAAATCACTTTGGCTTGATCTAATACCCATTTGTAGCTTCCATCCTTACACAGCATGCGATGTTGATGCTGATAATGATCGCTTCTGCCACTTAAAAGCGCGGTTAACGCATTGAGACAGTTGTTCAAATCTTCAGGATGAATGAGCGACATCCATTTGTCTTTAGTCTGCTCAAACTCTTTATAGTCGTATCCTAGCATGGTCACCCATTGTTGCGATAAAACGATGCGATTACCGATAGGATCCCACTCCCAAAATCCATGCCCTATGCACTCTAAAATATTTATATATTCTTTTTTCATTATCTCTAACCTTTTATATCTATCGTTTTCAATGAGAATTTTACAGTGCCAATGTGACATTTGCGTTATATTAATCTTTACATGTAAAAGTTTTTACCACCAATACGTCGGATAGTGCCTTTGAGAGTTTTGAGAAAGATTATTGACCAAAAGTGCGACTAATAGCATAATGAGCGCACCTGCCCCAATAGGGGTAAATGGATACACCCAACCCAAAGCGTGGATATGTTCATTGCCCATAACATAAATGAGTGCGGTTGCGCCGCCTGGGGGATGCATGGTACGACTAAAGTGCATCACCATAATCGAGACAGACACACTCAGTGCGCAAAGCAGTTCTGTTGAGAAGACTGACGAAAAAACTTTCAGCAGACAAACCGCTACTAACGCGGAGAGAACATGACCACCAATGATGTTACGAGGTTGCGAAAAATCCGCCTGAGGAGCACCATAAATCAATACTGCCGAGGCTCCAAAAGAACCTAAGAGAAAAAAATTGTCTTCAATGGAAAAGTAGTAACCAAAAATGGCAACCAAATAGATACCTAAAAAAGCCCCAAACCCCGACCAAAGTATCTTACTCAAAGGTTTTCGAGAAGGTGGTCGTGACTTTGCTTTCATTCTTCGTACATAACTTTTTATCACAAATTCTCCAAAATAATTTTAGGTATTTTAGGAAATTTG from Sulfurospirillum arsenophilum NBRC 109478 encodes:
- a CDS encoding PAS domain-containing protein, whose amino-acid sequence is MKKEYINILECIGHGFWEWDPIGNRIVLSQQWVTMLGYDYKEFEQTKDKWMSLIHPEDLNNCLNALTALLSGRSDHYQHQHRMLCKDGSYKWVLDQAKVISYNQHGYPSKVVGTHTDIHDLRSTLEKYKLKCS
- a CDS encoding HPP family protein — encoded protein: MKAKSRPPSRKPLSKILWSGFGAFLGIYLVAIFGYYFSIEDNFFLLGSFGASAVLIYGAPQADFSQPRNIIGGHVLSALVAVCLLKVFSSVFSTELLCALSVSVSIMVMHFSRTMHPPGGATALIYVMGNEHIHALGWVYPFTPIGAGALIMLLVALLVNNLSQNSQRHYPTYWW
- the arsN2 gene encoding arsenic resistance N-acetyltransferase ArsN2, coding for MEMTLRKATENEYRAIIHLLASNALPTADIYEKNITLFVGLIDNEIVATIGVEQYGNEALLRSLCVKEGFKNQKLGAKMLSYLLSFCANENIKTLYLLSTTAEHYFVRYGFTKITRDETPKSIQNTREFKDICPASAIIMKLEL
- a CDS encoding exodeoxyribonuclease III, coding for MKLVSWNVNGIRAVANKNAFAWVDELAPDILCLQEIKAEAEQIPTPLFSHAFTCNHVNSASKKGYSGTMSFSTLAFEKTDTAWHIDHTHEGRILEHHFGDVVLFNVYFPNGQQNEERLAHKMKFYSDFLAHTEALRREGKGIIICGDVNTAHREIDLKNPKANEDTSGFLPIERAWIDTLLDKGYIDTFRHIHGDITEAYSWWSYRFGARERNVGWRIDYFFISKELEPRLKDAFILNHIEGSDHCPVGIEIDL